One window of the Ideonella sp. WA131b genome contains the following:
- a CDS encoding ABC transporter ATP-binding protein, with product MTTPTPATNPGDTLVSARHLSIRYGRKAAVDDVSFTIPKGRVVGLLGHNGAGKTTLMKAMVGLAAPEGELSVLGLHPQRDRVALLQSACYIPDVAILPRWARVSELIRLMARLHPRFSAERARALLARTSVGLNDKVKTLSKGMVAQAHLALVASIDARLMILDEPTLGLDVLSRKAFYEMLIDEWCDGERSVLVSTHQVEEVESLLSDVLMLNEGRLVLSISLEEVDRRFVALGHDPAVAEEMAAAHPLLRYRVQGGAAALFDGEPPPSVQALGRRIRPSLVDLFVALTRKPELDRQHF from the coding sequence ATGACGACCCCCACCCCGGCCACCAACCCCGGCGACACGCTGGTCTCGGCCCGCCACCTGAGCATCCGCTATGGCCGCAAGGCGGCCGTCGACGACGTCAGTTTCACCATCCCCAAGGGCCGCGTGGTCGGCCTGCTCGGCCACAACGGCGCCGGCAAGACCACGCTGATGAAGGCGATGGTGGGCCTGGCGGCGCCCGAGGGCGAGCTCAGCGTGCTGGGCCTGCATCCGCAGCGCGACCGCGTGGCGCTGTTGCAGAGTGCCTGCTACATCCCGGATGTGGCCATCCTGCCGCGTTGGGCACGGGTGAGCGAGCTGATCAGGCTGATGGCACGCCTGCACCCGCGCTTCTCGGCCGAGCGCGCCAGGGCCCTGCTGGCGCGCACGAGCGTGGGGCTGAACGACAAGGTCAAGACGCTGTCCAAGGGCATGGTGGCCCAGGCCCACCTGGCCCTGGTGGCCAGCATCGACGCGCGGCTGATGATCCTGGACGAGCCCACGCTGGGCCTGGACGTGCTGTCGCGCAAGGCCTTCTACGAGATGCTCATCGACGAGTGGTGCGACGGCGAGCGCAGCGTGCTCGTCAGCACGCACCAGGTCGAGGAGGTCGAGTCCCTGCTGTCCGATGTGCTGATGCTCAACGAAGGCAGGCTGGTGCTGTCGATCAGCCTGGAGGAGGTCGACCGCCGCTTCGTGGCGCTCGGCCATGACCCGGCCGTGGCCGAGGAGATGGCCGCCGCGCACCCGCTGCTGCGCTACCGCGTGCAGGGCGGTGCAGCGGCGCTGTTCGACGGCGAGCCGCCACCCTCGGTGCAGGCCCTGGGCCGCCGCATCCGCCCGAGCCTGGTCGACCTGTTCGTGGCGCTCACGCGCAAGCCCGAACTCGACCGCCAGCACTTCTGA
- a CDS encoding GntR family transcriptional regulator yields MTNWDERQPIYQQLADLLAARLLDGEPPEGEAMPSVRALAGQHLLNPLTVSRALQALADAGLLEGRRGLGLFVMAGARDRLRLAERQRFLAEEWPRLRAKLRRLGIAAQQLDWDTDTEQAIHQEKRA; encoded by the coding sequence ATGACCAACTGGGACGAACGACAACCCATCTACCAGCAGCTGGCCGACCTGCTCGCGGCCCGGCTGCTGGACGGCGAGCCGCCCGAGGGCGAGGCGATGCCCTCGGTGCGCGCCCTGGCCGGCCAGCACCTTCTGAACCCGCTGACGGTGAGCCGCGCGCTGCAGGCGCTGGCCGACGCCGGGCTGCTGGAAGGCCGCCGCGGCCTGGGCCTGTTCGTGATGGCCGGTGCGCGCGACCGCCTCCGCCTGGCCGAACGCCAGCGCTTCCTGGCCGAGGAATGGCCGCGTCTGCGCGCCAAACTCCGCCGGCTGGGCATCGCCGCGCAGCAGCTCGACTGGGACACCGACACCGAACAAGCCATCCACCAGGAGAAGCGGGCATGA
- a CDS encoding alpha/beta hydrolase, whose protein sequence is MAGLLDRIRRARRPPLHALGVAEARAAYEAGAEVLDLPRTPLADVTALTLAGRPARRYAPEARPLPALLYLHGGGFVIGSLETHDSLCRQLALRSGCAVVSLDYRLAPEHPFPAAVDDTWAALQALLEQPAAAGIERLVAVGGDSAGGTLAAVAALHARDRGWPLALQLLITPGTTAHADTASHKLFAEGFLLDAATIAWMFDHTIPQAHRRDWRFAPLEAEVDGVAPACVILAECDPLVDEGLAYADRLRAAGVPVQLELLRGVTHDFIKMGRALREAQDALAAAAAALKEAAQR, encoded by the coding sequence ATGGCCGGGCTGCTCGACCGCATCCGCCGCGCGCGCCGGCCGCCGCTGCACGCGCTGGGCGTGGCGGAGGCCCGCGCCGCTTACGAGGCGGGCGCCGAGGTGCTGGACCTGCCGCGCACGCCACTGGCCGACGTGACCGCGCTCACCCTGGCCGGCCGCCCCGCGCGCCGTTACGCCCCCGAGGCACGGCCGCTGCCGGCGCTGCTGTACCTGCACGGCGGCGGCTTCGTCATCGGCAGCCTGGAAACGCACGACAGCCTGTGCCGGCAGCTGGCCCTGCGCAGCGGCTGCGCCGTGGTGTCGCTGGACTACCGACTGGCCCCCGAGCACCCATTCCCGGCTGCGGTGGACGACACCTGGGCGGCACTGCAGGCGCTGCTGGAGCAGCCCGCCGCGGCCGGCATCGAGCGCCTCGTGGCCGTGGGCGGCGACAGCGCGGGCGGCACCCTGGCCGCCGTGGCCGCGCTGCACGCGCGCGACCGCGGCTGGCCGCTGGCGCTGCAGCTGCTCATCACGCCCGGCACCACAGCGCACGCGGACACCGCGTCGCACAAGCTCTTCGCCGAGGGCTTCCTGCTCGACGCCGCCACCATCGCGTGGATGTTCGACCACACGATCCCGCAGGCCCACCGCCGCGACTGGCGCTTTGCGCCGCTGGAGGCCGAGGTCGACGGCGTGGCGCCGGCCTGCGTCATCCTGGCCGAGTGCGACCCGCTGGTCGACGAAGGCCTGGCCTACGCCGACCGGCTGCGTGCCGCCGGTGTGCCGGTGCAGCTGGAGCTGCTGCGCGGCGTCACGCACGACTTCATCAAGATGGGCCGCGCGCTGCGCGAGGCCCAAGACGCCCTGGCCGCCGCCGCGGCCGCCCTGAAGGAGGCCGCCCAACGATGA
- a CDS encoding YbgC/FadM family acyl-CoA thioesterase, whose translation MKRADFRYREPLRVRWAEVDLQKIVFNGHYLMYVDTAVAGYWRALALPYHETMERLQGDLYVRKATLEYEGSARYDERLEVGIRCTRIGNSSMGFVAGVFRGEQRLVHGELVYVFADPHTQTSRPVPHELRDWLQAFEAGEPMVQVALGDWAAQQAEALTLRHAVFAQEQGIPAGLMADEADAGALHALARNRAGRAVGSGRLVVQADGHGKIGRMAVDATVRGAGVGGALLQALVGAARGRGLPGLVLHAQATAEGFYRRAGWRPEGPVFEEAGVPHQAMTLAL comes from the coding sequence ATGAAACGAGCCGATTTCCGCTACCGCGAGCCGCTGCGCGTGCGCTGGGCCGAGGTCGATCTGCAGAAGATCGTCTTCAACGGCCACTACCTGATGTACGTCGACACCGCCGTGGCCGGCTACTGGCGCGCGCTCGCGCTGCCCTACCACGAGACCATGGAGCGTCTGCAGGGCGACCTGTACGTGCGCAAGGCCACGCTCGAGTACGAAGGCTCGGCGCGCTACGACGAGCGGCTGGAGGTCGGCATCCGCTGCACGCGCATCGGCAACTCGTCGATGGGCTTCGTGGCCGGGGTGTTCCGCGGCGAGCAGCGGCTGGTGCACGGCGAGCTGGTCTACGTCTTCGCCGACCCGCACACCCAGACCAGCCGCCCGGTGCCGCACGAGCTGCGCGACTGGCTGCAGGCCTTCGAGGCCGGTGAGCCGATGGTGCAGGTGGCGCTGGGCGACTGGGCCGCGCAGCAGGCCGAGGCGCTGACGTTGCGCCACGCCGTGTTCGCCCAGGAGCAGGGCATCCCGGCCGGGTTGATGGCCGACGAGGCCGACGCCGGGGCGCTGCACGCGCTGGCGCGCAACCGCGCCGGGCGCGCGGTGGGCAGCGGGCGGCTGGTGGTGCAGGCCGACGGCCACGGGAAGATCGGCCGCATGGCGGTGGACGCCACCGTGCGCGGCGCGGGCGTGGGCGGCGCGCTGCTGCAGGCGCTGGTGGGCGCGGCGCGCGGGCGCGGACTGCCCGGGCTGGTGCTGCACGCACAGGCCACGGCCGAGGGCTTCTACCGCCGCGCCGGCTGGCGGCCCGAGGGCCCCGTGTTCGAGGAGGCCGGCGTGCCGCACCAGGCGATGACGCTGGCGCTCTAG
- a CDS encoding DUF4936 family protein yields MSAAVRELFVYWRLEPQDLGAARRAMQQFQQQLQAEWPGLTARLYLRADEDGAAHATLMETYAHEGGIAPGLQAVIVARGTQAATPWCRGPRQVEVFESLAR; encoded by the coding sequence GTGAGCGCCGCGGTGCGCGAGCTCTTCGTGTACTGGCGCCTTGAGCCGCAAGACCTGGGCGCGGCGCGCCGGGCGATGCAGCAGTTCCAGCAGCAGCTCCAGGCCGAGTGGCCGGGCCTCACCGCCCGCCTGTACCTGCGGGCCGACGAGGACGGCGCCGCCCACGCCACACTGATGGAAACCTACGCCCACGAGGGCGGCATCGCCCCCGGGCTGCAGGCTGTCATCGTGGCGCGGGGCACGCAGGCGGCAACGCCCTGGTGCCGCGGTCCGCGGCAGGTCGAGGTCTTCGAGTCGCTGGCGCGCTGA
- a CDS encoding folate-binding protein YgfZ, with product MLPTPAETALHGVLPLPDWGLIRARGADARRFLHGQLTQDVTQLAPGTARLAGYCTAKGRMLASFVMWAPDADTVMLACSADLLPATLKRLRMFVLRAQCTLDDASAECPAWGLAGDAAPAAEPWAVQPAGDGVCIALPPALVQGRPVPRALQFGGAAPIGAALVAATWQGLEAASGVPRIVAGTVEQFVPQMVNLELVGGVNFQKGCYPGQEVVARSQYRGTLKRRGQLLTGPVAMTPGQEIVHSADPGQPAGLVALAGDLPGLGPVALAELKLAALEGGTLHLGTADGPLLTPAPLPYALPTLAE from the coding sequence ATGTTGCCGACCCCTGCCGAAACCGCCCTCCACGGCGTGCTGCCGCTGCCCGACTGGGGCCTGATCCGCGCCCGCGGTGCCGACGCACGCCGCTTCCTGCACGGCCAGCTCACGCAGGATGTGACCCAGCTCGCGCCCGGCACGGCGCGGCTGGCGGGCTACTGCACGGCCAAGGGCCGGATGCTGGCGAGCTTCGTGATGTGGGCGCCCGACGCCGACACCGTGATGCTGGCGTGCAGTGCCGACCTGCTGCCGGCCACACTCAAGCGGCTGCGCATGTTCGTGCTGCGCGCCCAGTGCACGCTCGACGATGCCAGCGCCGAGTGCCCGGCCTGGGGCCTGGCGGGCGATGCGGCACCAGCCGCCGAACCCTGGGCGGTGCAGCCGGCCGGCGACGGCGTGTGCATCGCATTGCCGCCGGCCTTGGTGCAAGGCCGCCCGGTGCCGCGCGCGCTGCAGTTTGGCGGCGCTGCACCCATCGGCGCGGCGCTGGTCGCCGCCACCTGGCAAGGCCTGGAGGCCGCCAGCGGCGTGCCGCGCATCGTCGCCGGTACCGTGGAGCAGTTCGTGCCGCAGATGGTGAACCTCGAACTGGTGGGCGGCGTGAACTTCCAGAAAGGCTGCTACCCCGGTCAGGAAGTGGTGGCGCGCAGCCAGTACCGCGGCACGCTCAAGCGCCGCGGCCAGCTGCTGACGGGCCCGGTGGCCATGACGCCCGGACAGGAGATCGTGCACAGCGCAGACCCCGGCCAGCCCGCCGGCCTGGTGGCGCTGGCCGGCGATCTGCCCGGCCTCGGCCCCGTGGCGCTGGCCGAGCTCAAGCTCGCGGCGCTCGAGGGCGGCACGCTGCACCTGGGCACGGCCGACGGCCCGCTGCTCACGCCCGCCCCCCTGCCCTACGCCCTGCCCACGCTGGCCGAGTGA
- the mltG gene encoding endolytic transglycosylase MltG, protein MASRSSWSRIGLALVLVPLLALAGAAAAAWWWLDRPLRLTTPSVELSIEPGDNPREVATAWVGAGVQTSPWLLYEWFRWSGQARRIRAGSYEVREGVTPRSLLSKLVQGDELLERVRFIEGWTLRQLRAELARAPHLKPTTDRLSDAELMAAVGSPGVPAEGRFFPDTYVYSRGVSDLTVLKRAHRAMQQQLAGAWAQRAPDTPLKSADEALILASIVEKETGLEADRGQIAGVFSNRLRIGMMLQTDPTVIYGLGERFDGNLRRRDLETDGPFNTYTRGGLPPTPIALPGLASLRAAVRPEPTRALYFVAKGDGRSAFSENLADHNRAVARYQLNRR, encoded by the coding sequence ATGGCGTCTCGGTCTTCGTGGTCTCGCATCGGACTGGCATTGGTGCTGGTACCTCTGCTGGCCCTGGCCGGCGCCGCGGCGGCCGCCTGGTGGTGGCTGGACCGCCCGCTGCGACTGACCACGCCGTCGGTGGAGCTGTCCATCGAGCCGGGCGACAACCCGCGCGAGGTGGCCACGGCCTGGGTGGGCGCGGGCGTGCAGACCTCGCCATGGCTGCTGTACGAGTGGTTCCGCTGGTCGGGGCAGGCACGGCGCATCCGCGCCGGCAGCTACGAGGTGCGCGAGGGCGTCACGCCGCGCAGCCTGCTCAGCAAGCTGGTGCAGGGCGACGAGCTGCTCGAGCGCGTGCGCTTCATCGAGGGCTGGACACTGCGGCAGCTGCGTGCCGAACTGGCCCGAGCGCCGCACCTCAAGCCCACCACCGACCGCCTGAGCGACGCCGAGCTGATGGCCGCCGTCGGCAGCCCCGGGGTGCCGGCCGAGGGCCGCTTTTTCCCCGACACCTACGTCTACAGCCGCGGCGTCAGCGACCTCACCGTGCTCAAGCGCGCTCACCGCGCGATGCAACAGCAGTTGGCCGGGGCCTGGGCGCAGCGCGCACCCGACACGCCGCTGAAGAGCGCCGACGAGGCGCTGATCCTCGCCTCCATCGTCGAGAAGGAAACCGGCCTGGAAGCCGACCGCGGGCAGATCGCCGGTGTGTTCAGCAACCGGCTGCGCATCGGCATGATGTTGCAGACCGACCCCACGGTGATCTACGGCCTGGGCGAACGCTTCGACGGCAACCTGCGCCGCCGCGATCTCGAAACCGACGGCCCCTTCAACACCTACACCCGGGGCGGCCTGCCGCCGACACCCATCGCGCTGCCGGGCCTGGCCTCGCTGCGCGCCGCGGTGCGGCCCGAGCCGACGCGCGCGCTCTACTTCGTGGCCAAAGGCGACGGCCGCAGCGCCTTCAGCGAAAACCTCGCCGACCATAATCGCGCGGTGGCCCGCTATCAGCTGAACCGCCGATGA
- a CDS encoding dTMP kinase, whose protein sequence is MTGGLFITVEGIDGAGKSTHIESLRTWFERRGREVVVTREPGGTELAEALRELVLHRPMDALTEALLVFAARRDHLVGRIEPALARGAVVIGDRYTDASFAYQGGGRGFSLEVLGTLEGWVQQGRQPQLTLWFDLPAAEAARRRGAVRAPDRFESQDVAFFERVIAGYAAREAAMPQRFARIDARAEPAAVWRQVEAVLQRRFGAHDA, encoded by the coding sequence ATGACCGGCGGCTTGTTCATCACCGTCGAAGGCATCGACGGCGCGGGCAAGAGCACGCACATCGAGTCGCTGCGCACGTGGTTCGAGCGCCGCGGCCGCGAGGTGGTGGTCACCCGCGAGCCCGGCGGCACCGAGCTGGCCGAGGCCCTGCGCGAGCTGGTGCTGCACCGCCCGATGGACGCGCTGACCGAGGCGCTGCTGGTGTTTGCCGCGCGGCGCGATCACCTCGTGGGCCGCATCGAGCCGGCGCTGGCGCGCGGCGCGGTGGTCATTGGCGACCGTTACACGGACGCCAGTTTCGCCTACCAGGGAGGCGGCCGCGGCTTCAGCCTCGAGGTGCTGGGTACGCTGGAGGGATGGGTGCAGCAGGGCCGGCAGCCGCAGCTCACGCTGTGGTTCGACCTGCCGGCCGCCGAGGCCGCGCGCCGTCGTGGCGCGGTGCGCGCGCCCGACCGTTTCGAGTCGCAGGACGTCGCCTTCTTCGAGCGCGTGATCGCCGGTTACGCCGCCCGCGAGGCGGCGATGCCGCAGCGCTTTGCGCGCATCGACGCCCGCGCCGAACCGGCGGCGGTGTGGCGGCAGGTCGAGGCGGTCCTGCAGCGGCGGTTTGGCGCGCATGACGCTTGA
- a CDS encoding DNA polymerase III subunit delta', producing MTLEAVLIGDDGALPLPWLAEPLAAALAHQRGHALMLHGAAGTGVLPFAMALAQSWLCEASDGRRPACGRCGSCRLVQGHVHPDLMLLMPEQQRRDLDWPLPGDKTDSDSSRKPSRQIRVDEVRLLIDWVFKTSARGRGKVAVLTPGETLNLQSANALLKTLEEPPDGTRIVITTPDPARLLPTVRSRCQVLRLAEPTGPVALEWLTSRGVAEPAVLLAAASGRPLDARALHEAGLPAEAWRRLPRALARGEGRLVQGWTLPALLDVLQKLCHDAMAVAGGAAPRYFPAGSVPGGASPALLRDWSLALQRLARHAAHPWNEGVMTDALVAAAARALRPPPQRSAGARNTGLDTLPG from the coding sequence ATGACGCTTGAAGCCGTGCTGATCGGCGACGACGGCGCGCTGCCCTTGCCCTGGCTGGCCGAGCCCTTGGCCGCCGCGCTGGCCCACCAGCGTGGCCATGCGCTGATGCTGCATGGGGCCGCCGGCACGGGCGTGCTGCCGTTCGCCATGGCGCTGGCGCAGTCTTGGCTGTGCGAGGCATCGGACGGCCGGCGCCCCGCCTGCGGCCGTTGCGGCAGTTGCAGGCTGGTGCAGGGCCACGTGCACCCCGACCTGATGCTGCTGATGCCCGAGCAGCAGCGGCGCGATCTCGACTGGCCGCTCCCGGGCGACAAGACCGATTCCGACAGCAGCAGGAAGCCGAGCCGGCAGATCCGCGTCGACGAAGTGCGGCTGCTCATCGACTGGGTGTTCAAGACCTCGGCGCGCGGGCGCGGCAAGGTGGCCGTGCTCACGCCGGGCGAGACGCTCAACCTGCAGTCGGCCAACGCCCTGCTGAAGACCCTGGAGGAGCCGCCGGACGGCACCCGCATCGTCATCACCACCCCCGACCCGGCCCGCCTGCTGCCGACGGTGCGCAGCCGCTGCCAGGTGCTGCGCCTGGCCGAGCCCACGGGGCCGGTGGCGCTGGAATGGCTGACCAGCCGCGGCGTGGCCGAGCCCGCGGTGCTGCTGGCCGCGGCCTCGGGCCGGCCGCTGGACGCACGGGCGCTGCACGAAGCCGGCTTGCCCGCCGAGGCCTGGCGGCGGCTGCCGCGGGCGCTGGCGCGCGGGGAAGGGCGCCTGGTTCAGGGCTGGACGCTGCCGGCTTTGCTGGATGTGCTGCAGAAGCTCTGCCACGACGCGATGGCCGTGGCCGGCGGCGCGGCGCCGCGCTACTTTCCGGCCGGCTCGGTGCCGGGCGGGGCCTCGCCGGCCCTGCTGCGGGACTGGTCGCTGGCGCTGCAGCGCCTGGCGCGCCACGCCGCCCATCCCTGGAACGAAGGCGTCATGACCGACGCCCTGGTGGCCGCCGCCGCGCGCGCCCTGCGGCCGCCGCCACAGCGGTCGGCAGGAGCCCGGAACACGGGCTTGGATACACTGCCCGGATGA
- a CDS encoding PilZ domain-containing protein codes for MNDRTPTRAGLLGPPVVPGGAGSLRPSVIQLVIREKGALYAAYIPLFTEGGLFVPTTRDYRLGEDIYLLLSLPDDPQRFPVAGKVAWVTPANAAGGRTQGVGVRFPNDDKSRQLKVQIEEILGTSVQSQKPTQTI; via the coding sequence ATGAACGACCGGACCCCGACGCGCGCCGGCCTGCTCGGCCCTCCGGTGGTGCCGGGCGGCGCGGGATCACTGCGGCCCAGCGTGATCCAGCTGGTGATCCGCGAGAAGGGTGCGCTCTACGCGGCCTACATCCCGCTCTTCACGGAAGGCGGCCTGTTCGTGCCCACCACCCGCGATTACCGCCTGGGCGAGGACATCTACCTGCTGCTGTCGCTGCCCGATGACCCGCAGCGTTTCCCGGTGGCCGGCAAGGTGGCCTGGGTGACGCCGGCCAACGCAGCGGGCGGGCGGACGCAGGGCGTGGGCGTGCGTTTCCCCAATGACGACAAATCGCGCCAGCTCAAGGTCCAGATCGAGGAGATCCTGGGGACCTCGGTGCAGTCGCAGAAGCCGACGCAGACGATCTGA
- a CDS encoding TatD family hydrolase, producing MFVDSHCHLSFPGLHERIADVRHEMALAGVDRAICICTTMEEFDTVHALAREHAEFWCTAGVHPDNEGVREPTVAELVTLAARPRVVAIGETGLDYHRLNGRSVADMAWQRDRFAVHIEAARGTGLPLVVHTRSASDDTLAMLRSVGAGRVSGVFHCFTETAEVARAALDLGFYISFSGILSFRNAQELREVARWVPLERCLIETDSPYLAPVPHRGKPNQPAYVPHVAAQLAAVKGLPIETVAAATSRNCEALFARLGPAPETTP from the coding sequence ATGTTCGTCGACTCCCACTGCCACCTCAGCTTTCCCGGACTGCACGAGCGCATCGCCGACGTGCGGCACGAGATGGCGCTTGCGGGTGTGGACCGCGCCATCTGCATCTGCACCACGATGGAGGAGTTCGACACCGTGCATGCGTTGGCGCGCGAGCACGCCGAGTTCTGGTGCACGGCCGGCGTGCACCCCGACAACGAAGGCGTGCGCGAGCCCACGGTCGCCGAGCTGGTGACGCTGGCCGCAAGGCCGCGCGTGGTGGCCATCGGCGAGACCGGGCTCGACTACCACCGGCTCAATGGCCGCAGCGTGGCTGACATGGCCTGGCAGCGGGACCGTTTCGCCGTGCACATCGAAGCCGCCCGCGGCACCGGGCTGCCCCTCGTGGTGCATACACGTTCCGCCAGCGACGACACCCTGGCGATGCTGCGCAGCGTAGGGGCGGGCAGGGTGAGCGGTGTCTTCCATTGCTTCACCGAAACCGCCGAGGTGGCGCGCGCGGCGCTCGACCTCGGCTTCTACATCTCCTTTTCGGGCATCCTGAGCTTCCGCAACGCCCAGGAGCTGCGCGAAGTCGCGCGCTGGGTGCCGCTGGAGCGCTGCCTGATCGAGACCGACAGCCCTTATCTGGCCCCGGTGCCGCACCGCGGCAAGCCCAACCAACCCGCCTACGTGCCGCACGTGGCGGCGCAGCTGGCGGCGGTCAAGGGCTTGCCGATCGAGACGGTCGCCGCCGCCACCAGCCGCAACTGCGAAGCGCTTTTCGCGCGGCTCGGCCCCGCGCCGGAGACCACGCCATGA
- a CDS encoding ankyrin repeat domain-containing protein: MMRFCLKIVVYFLVAAAIFPAVAQDDVALFRAVNVDDERGVQRWLAAGGDPNRPDARGQTPLILAMRDESFKVAAVLLDHPATRLDATNAAGETALMMAALKGHLSWVQGLAARGAAVNREGWTPLHYAASGAGVDVLRWLIEQGAALDAPAPNRSTPLMMAARYGASESVELLLARGADTRLRNDRGLAAADFARGAGRDALADRLEALAGRTTSPPPGPR; encoded by the coding sequence ATGATGAGATTCTGCTTGAAGATCGTGGTCTATTTCCTTGTCGCTGCAGCGATTTTTCCTGCAGTCGCACAAGACGATGTGGCCTTGTTCCGAGCCGTCAACGTCGACGACGAGCGTGGTGTGCAGCGCTGGCTGGCCGCTGGCGGCGACCCCAACCGCCCCGATGCCCGGGGCCAGACGCCGCTCATCCTTGCGATGCGCGACGAGTCGTTCAAGGTGGCGGCCGTGCTGCTGGACCACCCGGCCACGCGCTTGGACGCCACCAATGCCGCGGGCGAGACGGCGCTCATGATGGCGGCGCTCAAGGGCCACCTGAGCTGGGTGCAAGGCCTGGCTGCGCGCGGGGCCGCGGTCAACCGCGAAGGCTGGACGCCGCTGCACTATGCCGCCAGCGGCGCTGGCGTCGACGTGCTGCGCTGGTTGATCGAGCAGGGCGCGGCCCTCGACGCGCCAGCGCCCAACCGCAGCACGCCGCTGATGATGGCCGCGCGCTACGGTGCCAGCGAATCGGTAGAGCTGCTGCTGGCCCGTGGTGCCGACACCCGGCTGCGCAACGATCGTGGTCTGGCGGCGGCGGACTTCGCGCGGGGCGCCGGCCGCGACGCGCTGGCGGACCGTCTCGAAGCGCTGGCCGGACGGACGACGTCACCACCGCCCGGGCCGCGTTGA
- a CDS encoding DUF3616 domain-containing protein, whose translation MPNTRTANAVRLEFSPDSLVHANLSGAAFTGDWLWVAGDEACGLDRLRRLEPVGRETLRFGEVQDFPLAGLLDLPGAPDEEADLEGMAVADGFLWVVGSHGLKRKNAKPDRDHADNARRLAKLALDGNRRLLACLPIEPDAQGAPVLVRQARDGRRALRLKGDAQANLLTRALADDPHFGPYMAIPGKDNGFDIEGLAVDGHRLLLGLRGPVLRGWSALVEIAVEARGDHLRLAPLDDTGTLIRKHFLQLDGMGVRDLHFSGDDLYILAGPTMVLNGDIRVFKWSGARPLLAANREPVRFEAALSESVALPHGRGSNRAEALCDLPPALSRGKPSWLVLYDAPGANRKDGEYTVFGDLLRHD comes from the coding sequence ATGCCCAACACCCGCACCGCCAACGCCGTTCGCCTGGAGTTCTCGCCGGATTCCCTGGTGCATGCCAACCTGTCGGGCGCCGCGTTCACCGGCGACTGGCTGTGGGTGGCCGGCGACGAGGCCTGTGGCCTCGACCGGCTGCGCCGGCTCGAGCCCGTCGGGCGCGAGACCCTGCGCTTTGGTGAAGTGCAAGACTTTCCGCTGGCCGGACTGCTCGATCTGCCCGGCGCCCCCGACGAAGAGGCCGATCTGGAAGGCATGGCCGTGGCCGACGGGTTTCTGTGGGTGGTGGGCTCGCATGGCCTCAAGCGCAAGAACGCCAAGCCCGACCGCGACCACGCCGACAACGCCCGACGCCTGGCCAAGCTGGCGCTCGACGGCAACCGGCGGCTGCTGGCCTGTCTGCCCATCGAGCCCGATGCCCAGGGCGCGCCGGTCCTCGTGCGCCAGGCCCGTGATGGCCGCCGCGCCCTGCGCCTGAAGGGGGACGCGCAGGCCAACCTGCTGACCCGCGCGCTGGCCGACGATCCGCACTTCGGCCCCTACATGGCCATCCCCGGCAAGGACAACGGCTTCGACATCGAAGGCCTCGCAGTGGACGGCCACCGCCTGCTGCTCGGGCTGCGCGGCCCGGTGCTGCGCGGCTGGTCGGCGCTGGTGGAGATCGCCGTCGAGGCCCGCGGCGACCACCTCCGGCTGGCGCCGCTGGACGACACCGGCACGCTGATCCGCAAGCACTTCCTTCAGCTCGACGGCATGGGCGTGCGCGACCTGCACTTCTCGGGCGACGACCTCTACATCCTCGCCGGCCCCACGATGGTGCTCAACGGCGACATCCGCGTGTTCAAGTGGTCGGGTGCCCGGCCGCTGCTGGCGGCCAACCGCGAGCCGGTGCGCTTCGAAGCGGCGCTGTCCGAATCCGTGGCCCTGCCGCACGGCCGGGGCAGCAACCGCGCCGAGGCCCTGTGCGACCTGCCCCCGGCGCTGTCACGCGGCAAGCCCAGCTGGCTGGTGCTCTACGACGCGCCGGGTGCCAACCGCAAGGACGGCGAGTACACCGTCTTCGGCGATCTGTTGCGCCACGACTGA